Proteins from one Oscillatoria nigro-viridis PCC 7112 genomic window:
- a CDS encoding acyl-CoA desaturase: MTIATQEKLQYNWKHVISLAGLHIGALFALLPSNFNWTAVGLTVFMHWITGGLGITLGWHRLLTHRSFQTPKFVEYFLAFCGALACQGGIIDWVGLHRLHHTHSDESALDPHNAQKGFWWSHIGWMLYKGPAHAEISRCTKDISSDPFYQFLQNYFLPMQIVFGVLLYLAAGWPFVVWVIFVRLVLVYHCTWFVNSATHKFGYRTYETEDSSTNCWWVAVLTYGEGWHNNHHAFQYSARHGMEWWEIDFTWMTIQVLEALGLATKVKLPAK, from the coding sequence ATGACAATTGCAACGCAAGAAAAACTCCAATACAATTGGAAGCACGTTATTAGTTTAGCAGGACTTCATATCGGCGCTTTGTTCGCCCTGCTACCAAGTAACTTCAACTGGACAGCAGTGGGTTTAACAGTATTCATGCACTGGATAACCGGCGGTTTGGGAATAACTCTCGGATGGCATCGCCTGCTCACCCACCGCAGTTTTCAGACACCAAAATTTGTAGAATATTTTCTAGCATTTTGCGGAGCCCTTGCCTGTCAAGGAGGAATAATTGATTGGGTTGGGCTGCACCGATTGCACCACACCCACTCTGACGAAAGCGCCCTCGACCCTCACAATGCCCAAAAGGGTTTTTGGTGGAGTCATATCGGCTGGATGCTATATAAAGGTCCAGCTCACGCTGAAATTTCCCGCTGTACAAAAGACATTTCGAGCGATCCATTTTACCAATTTTTGCAAAACTACTTTCTCCCGATGCAAATCGTCTTTGGTGTCTTGCTTTACTTAGCAGCAGGCTGGCCGTTTGTAGTGTGGGTAATTTTTGTACGCTTAGTTTTGGTATATCACTGCACCTGGTTTGTTAACAGCGCCACTCACAAATTTGGCTACCGCACTTACGAAACCGAAGATAGTTCTACTAACTGTTGGTGGGTGGCTGTCTTGACTTACGGCGAAGGCTGGCACAACAACCACCACGCTTTTCAATACTCTGCGCGTCACGGAATGGAATGGTGGGAAATTGACTTCACTTGGATGACAATTCAAGTTTTGGAAGCACTAGGTTTGGCTACTAAGGTGAAATTACCAGCCAAGTAG
- a CDS encoding ABC transporter permease, with protein sequence MLVMISNILAIYRKELQSYFASPLAYAIAAVFWLITGYFLIAILLAPDGLIPQIGQRDQMGITEPPIDVAYEFLQLFLRIMGSLSLFVLPALSMGLYAEERKRGTLELLATSPLTNWAVATGKLLGVLTFYTTMLLPLLFCEAIVLSSSSPPVPPGVLLLGHGGLILLAAGVLSLGMFISSLTDSTILSAILTFALVLFLWVIDAAAVGIGGPFGTALGHLSLLTNYTNLVKGVFDTSSLIMFASYIILGVFLTAQSIDALRYQRS encoded by the coding sequence ATGTTAGTAATGATTAGTAATATTCTCGCAATTTACCGCAAAGAACTACAAAGCTATTTTGCCTCGCCATTAGCCTATGCCATCGCAGCAGTCTTTTGGCTAATCACCGGCTACTTTTTAATAGCCATCCTCCTCGCCCCCGACGGGTTAATTCCCCAAATCGGCCAGCGAGACCAAATGGGAATTACCGAACCTCCGATCGACGTTGCTTACGAATTCCTGCAACTCTTCCTGCGAATCATGGGTTCCCTTTCCTTATTCGTACTACCCGCACTCTCAATGGGACTTTACGCAGAAGAACGCAAACGTGGAACCTTAGAACTATTAGCCACATCGCCCTTAACAAACTGGGCAGTTGCTACCGGCAAACTCCTCGGCGTTTTAACATTTTATACCACAATGTTGCTGCCCCTGCTGTTCTGCGAGGCGATCGTCCTCAGTTCCTCAAGCCCACCCGTACCCCCCGGAGTTCTTCTGCTAGGACACGGCGGCTTAATCTTACTAGCTGCAGGAGTATTGTCCCTCGGAATGTTTATTTCCTCCCTCACCGACAGCACAATTTTATCCGCCATCCTCACCTTCGCTCTAGTATTATTTCTCTGGGTGATCGATGCAGCCGCCGTCGGTATCGGTGGCCCCTTCGGAACAGCATTAGGACATTTGTCGCTCCTAACAAATTACACCAATCTTGTCAAGGGAGTTTTCGATACCAGCAGTTTAATTATGTTTGCCAGTTACATCATTTTAGGAGTATTTCTGACCGCCCAATCCATCGATGCTTTGCGATATCAGCGTTCTTAA
- a CDS encoding ABC transporter substrate-binding protein, which produces MPPTNLPISRIFPANSTRRQFLKNSAATISGLAVSSCGWRLADVQSAPPVKGDADQLFIYTWAGYTDNALLDRFAEKTGIRVVADVFDSNEAMLARVQAGGGRAYSIIYPSDYMVIQMTELGLLSPLDHSILGGLDRLKKQFQNPVYDPGNRYSVPVSWGTTGLIYNSEQLKEEPEDWDYLWQHKQELAKRMTLANDVREVMGAALRMLGYSLNSTNQEQVKQAYEKLVELKPAIASFTTDAWRPQMLTGDLKVAMCYSSDANEVIPDNDKLRYVVPKSGSSLWTDTLVIPKGAPNPEAAYKWINFMLQADVAASLVERLSFSTPSEDAFSLLTPEVRENEILFPSEATLKNCEGVAPVGKFIDVYDRYWTKLTSG; this is translated from the coding sequence GTGCCTCCGACTAACTTACCAATTTCCAGGATTTTTCCGGCTAATTCTACACGCCGTCAGTTCCTAAAAAATTCGGCGGCGACAATTTCCGGGTTAGCTGTTTCGAGTTGCGGCTGGCGGCTTGCAGACGTACAATCTGCTCCTCCCGTCAAAGGTGATGCCGACCAACTTTTCATCTATACTTGGGCAGGCTATACCGATAACGCTTTGCTCGATCGCTTTGCCGAAAAAACCGGCATTCGCGTGGTTGCAGATGTATTTGACTCCAATGAGGCGATGCTGGCTAGAGTTCAAGCTGGCGGTGGCCGGGCCTACAGCATCATTTACCCGTCTGACTACATGGTGATTCAGATGACGGAACTGGGGCTGTTGAGCCCATTAGACCACTCGATTTTGGGCGGACTCGATCGGCTCAAAAAACAGTTTCAAAACCCTGTTTATGACCCAGGAAACCGCTACAGCGTGCCTGTGAGTTGGGGAACCACAGGCTTAATTTACAACAGCGAACAACTCAAAGAAGAGCCAGAAGATTGGGACTATTTGTGGCAGCATAAACAGGAGTTAGCAAAGCGAATGACGCTGGCAAATGATGTTCGAGAAGTGATGGGTGCTGCGCTGCGGATGTTGGGCTATTCTCTCAATTCTACGAACCAAGAGCAAGTGAAACAAGCTTACGAAAAGTTGGTTGAACTCAAACCGGCGATCGCATCTTTTACCACTGATGCTTGGCGGCCGCAAATGCTGACGGGGGATTTGAAGGTAGCTATGTGTTATTCTTCTGATGCTAATGAGGTAATTCCAGATAATGACAAATTGCGCTATGTTGTGCCAAAAAGCGGTTCTTCTCTGTGGACTGACACTTTAGTAATTCCTAAAGGTGCTCCCAATCCAGAAGCAGCTTATAAGTGGATTAACTTTATGCTGCAAGCCGATGTCGCTGCTTCTTTAGTAGAACGGCTCAGTTTCTCAACTCCTTCGGAAGATGCTTTTAGTTTGCTGACGCCGGAAGTCCGCGAAAATGAAATTCTTTTCCCTTCTGAGGCTACTTTGAAAAATTGCGAAGGTGTTGCTCCGGTCGGAAAATTTATAGACGTGTACGATCGCTATTGGACTAAATTAACCAGCGGCTAA
- a CDS encoding ABC transporter permease, translating to MENTAENPQEEIQADMYLKPKFKVSWQIIFAVLMFFYMYLPILVLTFYSFNKSRFSAGWEGFTLDWYVKLFSDTRILVALRNSLTVAVCAVAISAVLGTLMAVGLARYRFPGKSLYQGISYLPIIIPDIATAVATLVFLAALAIPLSLWTIVAAHIVFCLAYIALAVSTRLADLNPYLEEAALDLGATPVEAFIQVLLPQLIPGIVSGCLLSFVLSMDDFLIASFTAGSGTTTLPMEIFSRIRTGVKPDINALSVLLIVASGGLAFLAEYLRGRGEQKRTH from the coding sequence ATGGAAAATACCGCCGAAAATCCACAGGAGGAAATACAAGCCGATATGTACTTAAAACCTAAATTTAAGGTTTCTTGGCAGATAATATTTGCCGTTTTGATGTTTTTTTATATGTACCTGCCTATCCTGGTACTCACATTTTACAGCTTTAACAAATCGCGTTTTAGCGCAGGTTGGGAAGGATTTACTTTAGATTGGTACGTTAAATTATTTAGCGATACGCGGATTTTAGTTGCCCTGAGAAACAGTTTAACAGTGGCTGTTTGTGCAGTTGCAATCTCGGCTGTACTAGGCACTTTGATGGCAGTTGGTTTAGCCCGCTACCGCTTTCCTGGCAAGAGTTTATATCAGGGAATCTCCTACTTGCCGATTATTATTCCAGATATTGCTACCGCAGTTGCTACTCTGGTATTTTTAGCGGCGCTGGCTATTCCTCTGAGTTTGTGGACAATTGTCGCCGCTCACATTGTGTTTTGTCTGGCTTACATCGCCCTAGCTGTTTCTACTAGATTGGCAGATTTAAACCCGTATTTAGAAGAGGCTGCCTTGGATTTGGGTGCAACGCCTGTTGAGGCTTTTATTCAGGTTTTGCTCCCTCAATTAATACCCGGAATTGTTTCGGGTTGTCTGCTGTCTTTTGTCCTCAGCATGGACGATTTTTTGATTGCCAGTTTTACCGCAGGTAGCGGGACTACAACTCTGCCGATGGAAATTTTTAGCCGGATTCGGACTGGGGTAAAACCGGATATTAATGCTTTGAGCGTGCTGTTGATAGTAGCTTCGGGAGGATTGGCGTTTTTAGCGGAATATTTGCGCGGTCGAGGCGAACAAAAACGGACTCATTAG
- a CDS encoding GldG family protein — protein MKIRKKNWKYVFLLGPLLIAAGVTAAFVSGVWDPLTVGLVIAGAVTIALWLLYLSYEQSFWGRRSTQASTNALIATLAVFVILGVINFIAVRYPVRIDLTESQQFTLAPQTQQILRNLQQTVKVWVFDPIQNPQIKELLQSYKREGGEKFQFEFVDPQTQPGKAREFSITSIGEVYLQSGDKKQVLQKGGTAFGSDPNQGLSEIKLTNGLEEILSTRVATVYFLQGQGARPLKEGQGGIQQAEKALKDKYYNAQTLNLTERKEVPEDADALIIPGLEKPFSDTEIKALKAYLDRGGSLFLMVDPATNTGLDKFLQEWGVKLDARLAIDASGTGQRFGLGPTVPTVRRYGEHPITQSFGNGISFYPFARALETSPVEGIEEKPLIWTSQESWAESDLTTKKLEFDQKTDKQGPLLLGVALVRRSSTDSTPLKSSPSPTPTSPSPSPQASPTDSPSPTTSPSPTTSPSPTTSPSPTTSPTTSPSPTTSPSPTTSPSPTTSPTTSPSPTTSPSPTTSPSPTTSPSPTTSPSPTTSPTASPISYSVIVSQEATPPALPTASPTPTASPTASPSPTATPSAPSTPRKTSRMVVIGTSQFMTNGWFDQQLNSDVFLNSVSWLSKPDQQSFSISPKKATNRRINMTAIQVGLLVLAWLIWPLLGLGIGGAIWWKRR, from the coding sequence ATGAAAATTAGAAAAAAAAATTGGAAATACGTTTTTTTGCTGGGCCCCCTCCTCATCGCAGCGGGGGTAACAGCAGCATTTGTATCTGGAGTATGGGACCCCCTGACAGTCGGTTTAGTTATTGCCGGAGCAGTGACGATCGCACTTTGGCTGCTATATTTGAGTTACGAACAAAGCTTTTGGGGGCGGCGTTCCACTCAAGCCAGCACCAACGCCCTGATTGCGACCCTCGCCGTCTTTGTGATTCTCGGAGTAATTAACTTCATAGCCGTTCGCTATCCCGTCCGCATCGACTTAACCGAAAGCCAACAATTTACCCTCGCCCCCCAGACTCAACAAATACTGCGAAACCTGCAACAAACAGTCAAAGTTTGGGTATTTGACCCCATCCAAAACCCCCAAATTAAAGAATTGCTGCAAAGCTACAAACGCGAGGGAGGCGAAAAATTCCAATTCGAGTTTGTTGACCCGCAGACCCAACCGGGAAAAGCGCGGGAATTTAGCATTACCAGCATCGGAGAAGTTTACCTGCAATCCGGCGACAAAAAACAGGTACTGCAAAAAGGCGGCACTGCTTTTGGTAGCGACCCGAATCAAGGTCTTTCAGAGATAAAACTTACCAATGGCTTAGAAGAAATCCTGAGCACTCGCGTTGCTACAGTTTACTTTTTGCAAGGTCAAGGAGCCCGCCCGCTAAAGGAAGGTCAAGGCGGAATTCAGCAAGCTGAAAAAGCTTTGAAAGATAAATACTACAACGCCCAAACACTCAATTTGACCGAACGCAAAGAAGTGCCAGAAGATGCAGATGCTTTAATTATTCCTGGGTTGGAAAAACCGTTTTCCGATACAGAAATTAAAGCACTAAAAGCTTATCTCGATCGCGGCGGCAGTTTATTTTTAATGGTAGACCCGGCAACTAATACGGGATTGGACAAATTTCTGCAAGAATGGGGCGTAAAACTAGACGCCCGTTTGGCCATCGATGCTTCGGGAACTGGTCAAAGATTTGGGCTGGGCCCTACGGTTCCCACAGTCAGGCGCTACGGCGAACATCCGATTACTCAAAGTTTTGGCAACGGTATTTCATTTTATCCGTTTGCGCGTGCTTTGGAAACCTCGCCAGTAGAAGGGATAGAGGAAAAACCGCTGATTTGGACGAGTCAGGAAAGTTGGGCGGAAAGCGATTTGACGACTAAGAAATTGGAGTTCGATCAGAAGACCGATAAACAAGGCCCGCTATTATTAGGTGTAGCTTTAGTTCGTCGATCGTCCACTGACAGCACTCCCTTAAAGTCCTCACCTTCACCAACGCCAACTTCGCCCTCGCCTTCACCCCAAGCATCACCGACAGATTCACCATCACCGACAACATCGCCATCGCCGACAACATCACCATCGCCGACAACTTCACCATCACCGACAACTTCACCGACAACATCGCCATCGCCGACAACATCACCATCGCCGACAACATCACCATCACCGACAACTTCACCGACAACATCGCCATCACCGACAACATCACCATCGCCGACAACATCACCATCACCGACAACATCGCCATCACCGACAACATCGCCATCACCGACAACATCACCAACAGCTTCCCCAATCAGCTATTCGGTGATTGTCTCGCAAGAAGCAACGCCTCCAGCATTACCGACGGCTTCGCCAACACCGACAGCATCTCCCACAGCATCTCCCAGTCCAACGGCAACTCCTTCTGCGCCTTCAACTCCTAGAAAAACATCCCGAATGGTAGTAATTGGCACATCTCAATTTATGACTAACGGTTGGTTTGACCAACAACTCAATAGCGACGTGTTTCTCAATTCAGTCAGTTGGTTGAGTAAACCAGACCAGCAAAGCTTTTCTATCAGTCCGAAAAAAGCTACCAACCGCCGCATTAACATGACGGCCATCCAAGTAGGATTGCTGGTTTTAGCTTGGCTAATTTGGCCTTTACTCGGACTGGGAATTGGCGGCGCTATCTGGTGGAAGAGAAGATAA
- a CDS encoding Rpn family recombination-promoting nuclease/putative transposase has protein sequence MSFINPKIDFAFKKIFGSSDSKDILINFLNAILYEAQPVIEDLEIIDSQPEPQTLPTQDTHLDVKATINGGRIALVEIQLINVPSFGNRVLYNAAKSYSQQLTGKERYERLKTVISLKIADFEMFENQPEFMSRFVFQEKEQQFECPDTEIELVFIELPKFSKELAQLETVADKWIYFLENTSNLETVPETLSTVPELQKALNIANEENFTQEELNELQKQELWIQDQQIAIDVAREQVTKTAQLSLILRQLVRRLGTIQPETENCIRQLGIQELEELGDAVLDFNKPSDLTAWLQAKAI, from the coding sequence ATGAGTTTTATCAATCCCAAAATCGACTTTGCGTTCAAAAAAATATTCGGTTCCAGCGACAGCAAAGACATCCTGATTAATTTTTTAAACGCCATCCTTTATGAAGCACAGCCGGTGATCGAAGACTTAGAAATAATCGACTCCCAACCAGAACCTCAAACTCTCCCAACCCAAGACACACACCTAGATGTCAAAGCCACAATTAACGGCGGCAGAATCGCCCTCGTTGAAATTCAACTGATCAACGTGCCTTCCTTCGGGAACAGAGTTTTGTACAACGCTGCCAAAAGCTACAGCCAGCAATTAACAGGAAAAGAACGCTACGAAAGACTAAAAACAGTAATTTCCTTAAAAATTGCTGATTTTGAAATGTTTGAAAATCAGCCGGAATTTATGTCGCGGTTTGTTTTCCAAGAAAAAGAGCAACAGTTTGAGTGTCCAGATACTGAAATAGAATTAGTATTTATCGAACTCCCAAAATTTAGCAAGGAATTAGCCCAATTAGAAACGGTGGCGGACAAATGGATTTACTTTCTCGAAAATACCAGCAATCTGGAGACAGTACCAGAAACACTCAGTACAGTTCCCGAACTTCAGAAAGCTTTGAACATTGCCAACGAGGAGAACTTCACTCAGGAAGAATTAAATGAATTGCAGAAGCAAGAACTGTGGATTCAAGACCAGCAGATTGCCATAGATGTAGCAAGAGAACAGGTGACAAAAACTGCTCAACTCTCATTAATATTGCGTCAGCTAGTGCGGCGTTTAGGCACAATACAACCAGAAACCGAAAACTGCATCCGTCAATTAGGTATACAGGAATTAGAAGAACTTGGAGATGCCGTGCTCGATTTCAACAAGCCGTCAGATTTAACAGCATGGTTGCAGGCTAAAGCGATATAG
- a CDS encoding ABC transporter ATP-binding protein — protein MFQTALNQGTTATDTALDVELRKVFKVFNGETAVRGVDLNIRQGEFFSILGPSGCGKTTTLRLIAGFETPSAGELMIRGQSMTNTPAYRRPVNTVFQSYALFGHMNVWDNIAFGLRIKKLGKAEIEERVREVLQLVKMESFANRFPGQMSGGQQQRVALARALVNRPAVLLLDEPLGALDLKLRKQMQLELSNLHQELGLTFVMVTHDQEEAMSLSDRIAVMHEGRIEQIGSPEEIYECPQTAFVADFIGDTNLFAGTVESIDRSTITVRTSANLKIVVQQSDMWSGVTGDSVVVSVRPEKVYLNLYQPEVSVNCFEGRLKNTMYMGTHVHYVVELASGDKITVRQPNTGGSFPDPHTPIYAYWGTTDCLALTDRN, from the coding sequence ATGTTTCAGACAGCACTCAACCAAGGTACGACAGCAACGGATACAGCGCTTGACGTTGAACTCCGCAAGGTCTTTAAGGTATTTAACGGCGAAACCGCAGTCCGCGGAGTAGACCTCAACATCCGCCAAGGAGAATTTTTTAGCATCCTCGGGCCTAGCGGCTGCGGCAAGACTACGACGCTGCGCTTAATCGCTGGGTTCGAGACTCCCTCGGCGGGCGAATTGATGATTCGGGGCCAGTCGATGACCAACACTCCAGCTTACCGCCGTCCGGTAAATACTGTGTTTCAAAGCTATGCTTTGTTCGGACACATGAATGTCTGGGACAATATCGCTTTTGGATTGCGGATAAAAAAGCTGGGGAAAGCGGAAATTGAAGAACGGGTACGGGAAGTTTTGCAATTGGTGAAAATGGAATCTTTCGCCAACAGGTTTCCCGGTCAAATGTCGGGCGGCCAGCAGCAGCGAGTGGCTTTGGCGAGAGCTCTGGTAAATCGACCGGCGGTTCTGCTGTTGGATGAGCCCCTGGGTGCTCTGGATTTGAAGTTGCGGAAGCAGATGCAGTTGGAACTGTCGAATTTGCATCAAGAATTGGGTTTGACTTTTGTGATGGTGACTCACGACCAAGAAGAGGCGATGAGTCTGTCTGACAGGATTGCGGTGATGCACGAGGGCAGGATTGAGCAAATTGGCTCTCCTGAAGAAATTTATGAGTGCCCGCAGACGGCTTTTGTGGCGGATTTTATTGGGGATACGAATTTGTTTGCGGGTACGGTAGAATCGATCGACCGATCGACTATCACAGTTCGCACATCAGCCAATCTGAAAATAGTCGTTCAGCAGTCGGATATGTGGAGTGGTGTCACAGGCGACTCTGTGGTGGTCAGCGTTCGGCCGGAAAAAGTATATTTGAATCTCTACCAGCCGGAAGTGTCGGTCAACTGTTTTGAAGGGCGGCTCAAAAATACTATGTACATGGGCACGCACGTTCATTACGTCGTTGAGTTGGCGTCGGGCGATAAAATTACTGTACGCCAGCCAAATACTGGCGGTTCTTTCCCCGATCCGCACACGCCGATTTACGCTTATTGGGGAACTACTGATTGTCTCGCTTTGACCGATCGGAATTAG
- a CDS encoding ABC transporter permease, with amino-acid sequence MAVSTRTPPPIPPNSPLKAETVSPWSAWAGPLTLLGPSGLLLLLLLVIPTLVIFQLSLVPNIKPGDLVNPSGIGNYLRVFEPLNLQVMGRSLFFATGTTILCLLLGFPVAYWIALNVSKKWRNLTLLGFVLPLWTSSLLRSYAWITILRPTGVLNSLLALVGIPPLELLNQSSAVLIGMAYSYLPYIVTILYASLEKLDRRLLEASQDLGANPVETFWKVTVPQTMPGIAAGSLLVFISCLGDFVDPELLGGASSMTAARLIYNQFLGATQNWGLGSALSMVLIFAVSIGIALLLKYGDRNAI; translated from the coding sequence ATGGCTGTTTCAACTAGAACTCCCCCTCCTATTCCTCCCAATTCTCCATTGAAGGCTGAAACGGTTTCCCCGTGGTCTGCTTGGGCCGGGCCACTAACATTGCTGGGCCCTTCTGGATTGTTGCTGCTTTTATTATTAGTCATACCAACCCTGGTGATTTTTCAGCTTAGTTTGGTGCCGAATATTAAGCCAGGAGATTTGGTGAATCCTTCGGGAATCGGCAATTACCTGCGAGTGTTTGAGCCGCTGAATTTGCAGGTGATGGGTCGATCGCTCTTTTTCGCAACGGGGACTACTATTCTGTGTTTGCTGCTGGGATTTCCCGTGGCTTACTGGATCGCCCTCAATGTCTCGAAAAAGTGGCGGAATTTAACTTTGTTAGGCTTTGTGTTGCCGCTGTGGACTTCTTCTCTGTTGCGATCGTATGCTTGGATTACAATTCTGCGTCCTACGGGGGTTCTCAACTCGCTGCTGGCACTTGTAGGCATTCCTCCTCTGGAATTGCTCAATCAAAGTTCCGCAGTTTTAATCGGCATGGCTTACAGTTATTTGCCTTATATCGTGACCATTCTCTACGCTTCTTTGGAAAAGTTAGACCGCAGGTTGCTAGAAGCATCTCAGGATTTGGGCGCCAATCCAGTGGAAACTTTCTGGAAAGTGACAGTACCTCAGACGATGCCGGGAATTGCTGCGGGTTCTTTGCTAGTATTTATTAGCTGTTTGGGCGATTTTGTCGATCCGGAGTTGCTCGGTGGAGCTTCGAGCATGACGGCGGCTCGTTTGATTTACAATCAGTTTTTGGGGGCGACTCAAAATTGGGGGCTGGGTTCGGCTCTGAGTATGGTATTAATCTTTGCAGTGAGTATCGGAATTGCCCTTTTGCTCAAATATGGCGATCGTAATGCAATTTAA
- a CDS encoding acyl-CoA desaturase, with translation MTIATSKKTSPDWPVIGFMAFLHIGALFALLPGNFSWSAVGLAVFLHWVTGGLGITLGFHRLVTHRSFQTPKWLEYFLVICGTLSCEGGPIDWVGMHRLHHIHSDTETDPHDSNQGFWWSHMGWMLSDLPIRVEIPRFTKDIGDDPVYKFLQAYFIPIQVVFGVLLYLLGGWSFVVWGVFMRIVVVFHCTWLVNSATHKFGYRTYESGDRSTNCWWVALLTYGEGWHNNHHAFQYSARHGLQWWEIDFTWMTIQLLQSLGLATKVKLAEK, from the coding sequence ATGACGATTGCAACTTCCAAAAAAACTTCTCCTGATTGGCCTGTCATAGGCTTTATGGCCTTTCTGCACATCGGTGCTTTATTTGCTTTGCTGCCGGGTAATTTTAGCTGGTCTGCGGTAGGGCTAGCAGTCTTCCTGCATTGGGTAACAGGTGGTTTAGGAATTACTCTCGGATTTCACCGCCTCGTCACCCACCGCAGTTTTCAAACACCGAAATGGCTAGAGTATTTTCTAGTTATTTGCGGTACCCTTTCCTGTGAAGGTGGCCCGATCGACTGGGTAGGAATGCACCGGTTACACCACATACATTCCGACACCGAAACCGATCCCCACGATTCCAATCAAGGCTTCTGGTGGAGCCACATGGGTTGGATGCTCTCGGATCTCCCGATCAGAGTAGAAATCCCCCGCTTTACTAAAGACATCGGCGACGACCCAGTATACAAGTTTCTCCAAGCATATTTTATCCCCATCCAAGTTGTCTTCGGTGTGTTGCTTTATTTATTAGGCGGCTGGTCTTTCGTGGTTTGGGGCGTGTTTATGCGGATCGTGGTGGTGTTCCACTGCACTTGGCTGGTTAACAGCGCTACCCACAAATTCGGCTACCGCACCTACGAGTCGGGCGATCGATCTACCAACTGTTGGTGGGTGGCTCTGCTCACCTACGGCGAAGGCTGGCACAACAACCACCACGCCTTTCAATACTCGGCTCGCCACGGTCTTCAATGGTGGGAAATCGACTTCACCTGGATGACAATTCAATTGCTGCAATCCCTGGGTTTGGCAACCAAAGTGAAATTAGCAGAAAAATAG
- a CDS encoding DUF4340 domain-containing protein: MKLQKNTLVLIAVALSMTGLVALFEMEVSPKQEAAKEEKQKIFAFKSDRVQFFTVKTPEKILTFERVYARKGGKSSWEMKLPVQAHASQASVDFLLDRLATGKSDRTINITAAQLPEFGLDQPQATVTVKLDNQETHRLVLGKTDFSGRFLYAQANPPEAPPQSSAQNLPVLLVPFDFKNAVQRPLSEWKKAEEPKTEKPQKPSPTPSPENK; this comes from the coding sequence ATGAAATTGCAGAAAAATACATTAGTATTGATAGCCGTCGCGCTAAGCATGACTGGGTTGGTTGCTTTGTTCGAGATGGAAGTGTCTCCGAAACAGGAAGCCGCTAAGGAAGAAAAACAGAAAATTTTTGCTTTTAAGTCCGATCGCGTACAATTCTTTACAGTCAAAACTCCCGAAAAAATATTGACTTTTGAGCGAGTTTATGCTAGAAAAGGAGGCAAGTCCAGTTGGGAAATGAAATTGCCAGTGCAAGCACACGCAAGTCAGGCATCGGTGGATTTTTTGCTAGACAGGCTGGCAACAGGAAAGAGCGATCGCACGATTAATATTACTGCTGCTCAACTGCCCGAATTCGGTCTCGACCAACCCCAAGCTACAGTCACAGTAAAACTGGACAACCAGGAAACTCACCGCCTAGTATTAGGCAAAACAGACTTTAGCGGCCGCTTCTTGTACGCTCAAGCCAATCCGCCGGAAGCGCCCCCTCAAAGTTCCGCCCAAAATTTGCCCGTGCTGCTAGTGCCTTTTGACTTTAAAAATGCCGTCCAGCGACCTTTGTCAGAGTGGAAAAAAGCAGAAGAACCCAAAACAGAGAAACCGCAAAAACCCTCTCCGACGCCAAGTCCTGAGAATAAATAG